The genomic window AGCGCCTGGCGGCCTGCGTGAACGTCGTACCCGGCCTGCGCTCGATCTACTGGTGGGAGGGGGAGATCCAGGATGACGCGGAGGTACTGCTCATGGTGAAGACCCGAGCGGACCGTCTCGATAGCCTCACCCGGCGGGTGCAGGAACTCCATCCCTACGATGTGCCGGAAGTCCTCGCGCTGCCGATCGCGGGCGGCAGCAAGGCGTATCAGGCATGGATCCGATCCGAGGCCTCGGCATGAGTCTGCCTGAAGCCCTCGAAGCCGCAGCCGGTGCGTTGGCGAGCGACGCGGATGATATCCGCCCCGCGAATGGGGACCCCCTTCGGCTGCTCGAGCTGCTCTCGCCTGAGGCTTCTCGCCGGGTGTTGCTGTGGCTGCTCGACCATCACCCGGACGATGGCATCGAGCTTGCCGAAGAGTGGGAGACCGAGCCGGCCGGCGCCGAGTTGGTCGCGGACCTGCCGGAGAAGGAACTCGGCAAGGCCGGCCGCAAGGTCTTGCGACGCCTCAAGCACAGGCTTCGCTCCCGTGGCGTGGATGTCGCGCAAGAAGCGCCTGCGGCAAAGGTCGCGGGCCTGGCCGATGTCGAAGAAGCGCTCGAAGGCGGATGGCTCACACCGCTCGATCCGTCGGGCGCGCGTATGGCGATTCTCGTGGAGAATCATCCCTCCATGGGCGCACGCCTGTTCGAGGTGA from bacterium includes these protein-coding regions:
- a CDS encoding divalent-cation tolerance protein CutA, with product MTLEGERDDVQLVLVTAPDGEVGARLGRILVEERLAACVNVVPGLRSIYWWEGEIQDDAEVLLMVKTRADRLDSLTRRVQELHPYDVPEVLALPIAGGSKAYQAWIRSEASA